Proteins found in one Halobaculum sp. MBLA0147 genomic segment:
- a CDS encoding TIGR00300 family protein, with protein MPERTVELTGHVIDSGTMQRAFGVVMDMGGEFHVEQFDVGSRKDETSYCRMTVAADTAAELESILHELHQNGATVADPVDAAVEHAPADRVVPKDFYSTTNHRTEVRYDGAWIAVEGTEMDCAVVVDPDAEGGPRAYTEPLSGVEAGDLVVVGEAGVRVHPPERPRDAEGPFGFMQGGVSSERPSESLVREIAEVIVETQADGGNVLVVPGPAVIHAGGRDALAELVRAGYVDALSAGNGFAVHDLERDLYGTSLGLDVETLDHPRKGHKHHIYTIGSIIRAGSIPAAVEDGLIDSGVMYECVTGDVPYVLAGSIRDDGPLPDTITDTVAAQGAIREQAQDADVVLLLATLLHSVAVGNCLPSDTPTICVDIDPATVTQLVDRGSAQATGMVTDVGMFLPRLVEAVEAVEPGDDTDGSGDDTGG; from the coding sequence GTGCCAGAACGGACCGTCGAACTCACCGGGCACGTCATCGACTCGGGGACGATGCAACGCGCCTTCGGTGTGGTGATGGACATGGGCGGGGAGTTCCACGTCGAACAGTTCGACGTGGGCTCGCGGAAAGACGAGACCTCCTACTGCCGGATGACCGTCGCCGCCGACACCGCCGCCGAGTTGGAGTCGATCCTCCACGAACTCCACCAGAACGGCGCGACCGTCGCGGACCCGGTCGACGCCGCGGTGGAACACGCACCCGCCGACCGCGTCGTCCCGAAGGACTTCTACTCCACCACGAACCACCGGACTGAGGTCCGCTACGACGGGGCGTGGATCGCGGTGGAGGGCACCGAGATGGACTGTGCCGTGGTCGTCGACCCGGACGCCGAGGGCGGCCCGCGGGCGTACACGGAACCGCTCTCGGGCGTCGAGGCCGGCGACCTCGTGGTCGTCGGCGAGGCCGGCGTGCGCGTCCACCCGCCGGAGCGCCCGCGCGACGCCGAGGGCCCGTTCGGGTTCATGCAGGGTGGGGTCTCCAGCGAGCGCCCCTCGGAGTCGCTGGTGCGGGAGATCGCCGAGGTGATCGTCGAGACGCAGGCCGACGGCGGGAACGTCCTCGTCGTCCCCGGGCCGGCGGTGATCCACGCCGGTGGCCGCGACGCGCTGGCGGAGTTGGTGCGAGCGGGCTACGTCGACGCGCTCTCGGCGGGCAACGGGTTCGCGGTCCACGACCTCGAACGGGACCTCTACGGTACCTCGCTCGGGCTCGACGTGGAGACACTCGACCACCCGCGCAAGGGGCACAAACACCACATCTACACCATCGGGTCGATCATCCGCGCGGGGTCGATCCCCGCCGCGGTCGAGGACGGACTGATCGACTCCGGGGTGATGTACGAGTGTGTGACGGGCGACGTGCCGTACGTCCTGGCGGGCTCGATTCGCGACGACGGGCCGCTGCCGGACACGATCACGGACACCGTCGCCGCGCAGGGCGCGATCCGCGAGCAGGCGCAGGACGCCGACGTGGTGTTGCTGCTCGCGACCCTGCTCCACTCCGTCGCGGTCGGCAACTGTCTCCCCTCGGACACGCCGACGATCTGCGTCGACATCGACCCCGCGACGGTCACCCAACTCGTCGACCGTGGCTCGGCGCAGGCCACCGGGATGGTCACCGACGTGGGGATGTTCCTCCCACGACTCGTCGAGGCCGTCGAGGCGGTGGAGCCGGGTGACGACACCGACGGGAGCGGAGACGACACCGGTGGGTGA
- a CDS encoding universal stress protein: MDDALAVDRVLVPVDGSEESLEAVEYAVAVARRYDAALHAVYVLGEEVVRAIETGAVDHEAVAEETEAFTDTVREQCAAADVPVSTAIAYGFSTRRKTTHPGSAILDTAEEIDADFLVVPREPVAGEPGEVLEKAAEYVLLYASQPVLSV; encoded by the coding sequence ATGGACGACGCGTTGGCGGTGGATCGCGTGCTGGTCCCGGTCGACGGGAGCGAGGAGTCGCTGGAGGCGGTCGAGTACGCGGTGGCGGTGGCCCGGCGGTACGACGCCGCCCTCCACGCGGTGTACGTCCTCGGCGAGGAGGTCGTCCGTGCCATCGAGACCGGAGCCGTCGACCACGAGGCCGTCGCCGAGGAGACGGAGGCGTTCACCGACACGGTCCGCGAGCAGTGTGCCGCCGCGGACGTACCCGTCTCGACCGCCATCGCCTACGGCTTCTCGACCCGCCGGAAGACGACACACCCGGGCAGCGCCATCCTCGACACCGCCGAGGAGATCGACGCCGACTTTCTCGTCGTCCCCCGCGAACCCGTCGCCGGGGAACCCGGCGAGGTGCTGGAGAAGGCCGCCGAGTACGTCCTCCTGTACGCGAGTCAGCCCGTCCTCTCCGTCTGA
- the deoC gene encoding deoxyribose-phosphate aldolase: MSEDRFASLSAFAETIDHTVLGPETTLADVHVCLDEAAEYGLNACVPPCYVAEAAEYAPEVTLATVIGFPHGQHATAAKVAEAERAHADGADELDLVLNVGRLLAGETEGVCVDVADVVDATPLPVKVIVETALLSEEQKHTAGELAVEAGADYLKTSTGFADGGATVPDVELLSEYLPVKASGGVGSYEEARAMLDAGATRIGASSGVEIVRGHPDAES, encoded by the coding sequence ATGTCAGAGGATCGGTTTGCGTCGCTGTCGGCGTTCGCCGAGACCATCGACCACACGGTGCTGGGACCGGAGACGACACTGGCCGACGTGCACGTCTGTCTGGACGAGGCGGCCGAGTACGGACTCAACGCCTGTGTGCCGCCGTGTTACGTCGCCGAGGCGGCCGAGTACGCCCCCGAGGTGACGCTCGCGACGGTGATCGGGTTCCCCCACGGTCAACACGCCACGGCAGCGAAGGTCGCCGAGGCGGAACGTGCCCACGCCGACGGTGCCGACGAGCTGGATCTGGTGCTCAACGTCGGTCGCCTCCTGGCGGGAGAGACGGAAGGCGTCTGTGTCGACGTCGCGGACGTGGTGGACGCGACCCCGCTGCCGGTGAAGGTGATCGTCGAGACGGCACTCCTCTCGGAGGAGCAGAAACACACCGCCGGCGAGCTGGCCGTCGAGGCGGGTGCCGACTACCTGAAGACCTCGACGGGGTTCGCGGACGGCGGCGCGACGGTGCCGGACGTGGAACTGTTGAGCGAGTACCTCCCGGTGAAGGCCTCCGGCGGGGTCGGCTCCTACGAGGAGGCACGGGCGATGTTGGACGCCGGTGCCACCCGGATCGGTGCCTCCTCGGGCGTCGAGATCGTCCGCGGGCACCCCGACGCGGAGTCGTGA
- a CDS encoding universal stress protein → MKVLLGIGGSADSLTALDATVERALAAGDELTVAVVENPQSDRSTDEIVDRVRATLTDVPLEAEVRRVEGDAGSRLVEIAEAEGFDQIALGGGETSPMGKINLGSIAQFVLLNAPVSVKLVR, encoded by the coding sequence GTGAAAGTACTCCTGGGGATCGGTGGCAGCGCGGACTCGCTGACCGCGTTGGACGCGACCGTCGAGCGCGCGCTGGCCGCCGGTGACGAGCTCACGGTGGCGGTCGTCGAGAACCCGCAGTCGGACCGCTCGACGGACGAGATCGTCGATCGGGTCCGCGCGACGCTGACGGACGTGCCGCTGGAGGCGGAGGTGCGCCGCGTCGAGGGTGACGCGGGGAGTCGTCTCGTGGAGATCGCGGAGGCAGAGGGGTTCGACCAGATCGCACTCGGCGGCGGCGAGACCAGCCCGATGGGGAAGATCAACCTCGGCTCCATCGCGCAGTTCGTCCTCCTGAACGCGCCGGTGTCGGTGAAGTTGGTACGGTGA
- a CDS encoding methylmalonyl-CoA mutase, with protein MYDPDDLEQIREEKDEWEAETLGPTLDRFGEREETFTTDTGGQEVKRLYTPADVAELDYDEDLGFPGEEPYTRGVYSTMHRGRLWTMRQYAGMGTAAETNERFNYLIDNGSSGLSMAFDLPTQMGYDSDAAMAQGEVGKSGVAIDSLADFERVFDGIPLDEVSTSMTINAPASVLLAMYVAVGDRQGVDREQLRGTIQNDIMKEYIARNLYIYPPEPSMRLITDIFEFCAEETPNFNTISISGYHIREAGATAAQEIAFTLGNGIEYVQAAVDAGLDVDSFAPQLSFFFAAHNNIFEEVAKFRAARRLWAKIVEERFDPDDPASKQLKFHTQTAGSTLTAQQIENNVVRVGYQALAAVLGGTQSLHTNGKDEALSLPTEESVRTALRTQQILAHESGAADTIDPLAGSYYVESLTDEVEREAREIIADVDERGGMLEAVESQYVQREIQDVAFDRQQEIERGDRIIVGVNEFEVEDDETEMDLEDVSEEEEQNQIDRVQELRETRDQEATDAALAALRDAARGDANVMPYIVDAVKAYATVGEICDVFRDEFGEYQPGRA; from the coding sequence ATGTACGATCCGGACGACCTCGAGCAGATCCGCGAGGAGAAAGACGAGTGGGAGGCGGAGACGCTCGGCCCGACACTCGACCGGTTCGGCGAGCGCGAGGAGACGTTCACCACCGACACGGGTGGCCAAGAGGTGAAGCGGCTGTACACACCCGCGGACGTGGCGGAGTTGGACTACGACGAGGATCTGGGGTTCCCGGGCGAGGAGCCGTACACGCGCGGGGTGTACTCGACGATGCACCGCGGGCGCCTGTGGACGATGCGGCAGTACGCCGGGATGGGGACGGCCGCGGAGACGAACGAGCGGTTCAACTACCTGATCGACAACGGCTCCTCGGGGCTGTCGATGGCGTTCGACCTGCCGACACAGATGGGGTACGACTCCGACGCCGCGATGGCACAGGGGGAGGTCGGCAAGAGCGGCGTCGCCATCGACTCGCTGGCGGACTTCGAGCGGGTGTTCGACGGCATCCCGCTGGACGAGGTGTCCACCTCGATGACGATCAACGCACCCGCGTCGGTGCTGTTGGCGATGTACGTGGCCGTCGGCGATCGACAAGGTGTCGACCGCGAGCAACTCCGCGGGACGATTCAAAACGACATCATGAAGGAGTACATCGCGCGGAACCTCTACATCTACCCGCCCGAGCCGTCGATGCGGCTCATCACGGACATCTTCGAGTTCTGTGCCGAGGAGACGCCGAACTTCAACACGATCTCCATCTCGGGGTACCACATCCGGGAGGCGGGCGCGACCGCCGCCCAGGAGATCGCGTTCACGCTGGGCAACGGGATCGAGTACGTACAGGCCGCCGTCGACGCCGGGTTGGACGTGGACAGCTTCGCGCCACAGCTCTCCTTCTTCTTCGCGGCGCACAACAACATCTTCGAGGAGGTGGCGAAGTTCCGCGCCGCGCGACGGCTGTGGGCGAAGATCGTCGAGGAGCGGTTCGACCCGGACGACCCCGCGAGCAAGCAGCTCAAGTTCCACACCCAGACCGCCGGCTCGACGCTGACGGCCCAACAGATCGAGAACAACGTCGTCCGCGTCGGCTACCAGGCGCTGGCGGCGGTGTTGGGCGGCACCCAGAGTCTCCACACGAACGGGAAAGACGAGGCGCTGTCGCTGCCGACGGAGGAGTCGGTCCGGACCGCGCTGCGCACCCAGCAGATCCTCGCCCACGAGTCCGGCGCGGCCGACACCATCGACCCGCTGGCAGGGAGCTACTACGTCGAGTCGCTGACGGACGAGGTCGAGCGGGAGGCACGCGAGATCATCGCGGACGTGGACGAGCGCGGTGGGATGTTGGAGGCCGTCGAGAGTCAGTACGTCCAACGCGAGATCCAGGACGTGGCGTTCGACCGCCAACAGGAGATCGAGCGCGGCGACCGGATCATCGTCGGCGTCAACGAGTTCGAGGTGGAGGACGACGAGACGGAGATGGACTTGGAGGACGTGAGCGAGGAGGAGGAACAGAACCAGATCGACCGGGTCCAAGAGTTGCGCGAGACGCGCGACCAGGAGGCGACGGACGCCGCGCTGGCGGCGCTGCGGGACGCCGCCCGCGGGGACGCGAACGTGATGCCGTACATCGTCGACGCGGTGAAGGCGTACGCGACGGTCGGCGAGATCTGCGACGTGTTCCGCGACGAGTTCGGGGAGTACCAGCCCGGACGGGCGTAG
- the mce gene encoding methylmalonyl-CoA epimerase: protein MHLDHVGVATDDAADLAALFADLFDTEIAHEEAFDGLHVVFLDVGDGDGPYLELLEPQTEEGAVAGFLEREGPGLHHVAVATDDAAAALAGAEALGLELVDEEPRPGAWGHDVAFLHPGSTGGVLVEFVEH, encoded by the coding sequence ATGCACCTCGATCACGTCGGCGTCGCGACGGACGACGCCGCCGACCTCGCGGCACTGTTCGCGGACCTGTTCGACACCGAGATCGCCCACGAGGAGGCGTTCGACGGCCTCCACGTCGTCTTCCTAGACGTGGGCGACGGCGACGGGCCGTACCTCGAACTGCTCGAACCGCAGACAGAGGAGGGGGCCGTCGCCGGGTTCCTCGAGCGCGAGGGGCCGGGACTCCACCACGTCGCGGTGGCGACCGACGACGCCGCGGCGGCACTGGCGGGTGCCGAGGCGCTGGGCCTGGAACTGGTCGACGAGGAGCCACGACCGGGCGCGTGGGGCCACGACGTGGCGTTCCTCCACCCGGGCTCGACCGGCGGCGTGTTGGTGGAGTTCGTCGAACACTGA
- a CDS encoding universal stress protein has translation MIDTIVIATDGSASVSRAVGAALDLAERFDASVHALYVVDASEVDSSPAAVRDQMRNALQERGGEAIVEVQRRAADLDCDVTGVVREGRPATEISDYAREIGADAVAVGTRGRHGENRFLIGSVAERVVRSCPVPVLTVRQLTEADGVDPDAEGSSAATV, from the coding sequence GTGATCGACACCATCGTCATCGCCACCGACGGCTCCGCCAGTGTGAGTCGTGCCGTCGGCGCGGCGTTGGATCTGGCCGAGCGGTTCGACGCGTCGGTCCACGCGCTGTACGTCGTCGACGCCAGCGAGGTGGACTCCTCGCCCGCGGCCGTCCGCGACCAGATGCGCAACGCGCTCCAGGAGCGGGGCGGCGAGGCCATCGTCGAGGTGCAGCGTCGTGCGGCCGATCTCGACTGTGACGTGACCGGCGTCGTCCGCGAGGGGCGCCCCGCGACGGAGATCTCCGACTACGCCCGCGAGATCGGTGCCGACGCCGTCGCGGTCGGCACGCGCGGGCGCCACGGCGAGAACCGCTTCCTGATCGGGAGTGTCGCCGAGCGCGTCGTCCGCTCGTGTCCAGTCCCCGTGTTGACCGTCCGCCAGTTGACCGAGGCCGACGGGGTGGACCCGGACGCCGAGGGGTCTAGCGCCGCGACGGTCTGA
- a CDS encoding response regulator transcription factor produces MESTEQSATVLVVDDETDLTALYATWLESEYEVVTATSGEEALERVDGDVDVALLDRRMPDLSGDEVLAEIRRRSVGAQVAMLTAVEPDTDIAEMQFDDYVTKPVEREEVHAVVEVLLERRTYDRKSREFFALASKKAALESANEHDSEEYEALVERMAEIRREMDRTLDTLTAEEAFAQLDSDGEFDFEDEF; encoded by the coding sequence ATGGAGTCCACCGAGCAGTCGGCGACGGTGTTGGTCGTCGACGACGAGACCGACCTGACCGCGCTGTACGCGACGTGGTTGGAGTCGGAGTACGAGGTCGTGACGGCCACGAGCGGCGAGGAGGCACTCGAACGGGTGGACGGCGACGTCGACGTGGCGCTGTTGGACCGACGGATGCCGGATCTGTCGGGCGACGAGGTGCTCGCGGAGATCCGTCGCCGGAGCGTCGGCGCGCAGGTGGCGATGTTGACCGCCGTCGAACCCGACACGGACATCGCCGAGATGCAGTTCGACGACTACGTCACCAAGCCGGTCGAACGCGAGGAGGTGCACGCGGTCGTCGAGGTGCTGTTGGAGCGGCGCACCTACGACCGCAAGAGTCGCGAGTTCTTCGCGCTCGCCTCGAAGAAGGCCGCCTTGGAGTCGGCCAACGAACACGACTCCGAGGAGTACGAGGCCCTCGTCGAGCGGATGGCGGAGATCCGCCGCGAGATGGACCGTACACTCGACACGCTCACCGCCGAGGAGGCGTTCGCACAACTCGACAGCGACGGCGAGTTCGACTTCGAGGACGAGTTCTGA
- a CDS encoding DUF5787 family protein, with protein MEYGFELALCAHLERDPSREWVLGRQLGAAVADPGRRVIDVVGLAPGPAFDDRAEIGTDAIPPAVIESDLGVGRARRPEAVLDTHPDRRDDVVDAAVDAGFLEREWRDGTELVRQPTRYPDDWFDTLVGVENKPDLDRPGDLADQLRRDASLGLFDRVVLATASHVTRAHLNRIPDPVGVWRFDPEAGTREVVRDPEPLSPADAGLEVGERRAAATDVRVVSAAAKRRRRRRIAERVYGGGWRPTTYPACARCVPDDDGLPYCEAFERVVDPGHDCGADCPRHDPADPPAVDVARLRAERTPWVRDPDGVARRQAGLDRFG; from the coding sequence GTGGAGTACGGCTTCGAACTCGCGCTGTGTGCCCACCTCGAACGCGACCCCTCCCGCGAGTGGGTGCTCGGCCGCCAACTCGGCGCCGCCGTCGCCGACCCCGGCCGCCGCGTGATCGACGTGGTCGGCCTCGCTCCCGGCCCCGCGTTCGACGACCGCGCCGAGATCGGCACCGACGCCATCCCTCCTGCCGTGATCGAGAGCGACCTCGGCGTCGGCCGCGCGCGCCGCCCCGAGGCCGTCCTCGACACACACCCCGACCGCCGCGACGACGTGGTCGACGCCGCCGTCGACGCCGGCTTCCTCGAACGCGAGTGGCGCGACGGCACCGAACTCGTCCGCCAACCCACCCGCTACCCCGACGACTGGTTCGACACCCTCGTCGGGGTCGAGAACAAGCCCGACCTTGACCGCCCGGGCGACCTCGCGGACCAACTCCGCCGCGACGCCAGCCTCGGGCTCTTCGACCGCGTCGTCCTCGCCACCGCCAGCCACGTCACCCGCGCGCACCTCAACCGCATCCCGGACCCCGTCGGCGTCTGGCGCTTCGACCCCGAGGCGGGGACCCGCGAGGTGGTCCGGGACCCGGAGCCACTCTCGCCCGCCGACGCCGGCCTCGAGGTCGGCGAGCGACGCGCCGCCGCGACCGACGTGCGCGTCGTCTCCGCCGCCGCGAAACGCCGCCGTCGCCGCCGGATCGCCGAACGCGTCTACGGCGGCGGCTGGCGACCGACGACGTACCCCGCCTGCGCCCGGTGTGTCCCGGACGACGACGGCCTCCCGTACTGCGAGGCGTTCGAGCGCGTCGTCGACCCCGGCCACGACTGCGGGGCGGACTGTCCGCGCCACGACCCCGCCGACCCGCCCGCGGTCGACGTGGCGCGGCTCCGAGCCGAGCGCACCCCGTGGGTCCGCGACCCCGACGGCGTCGCCCGTCGGCAGGCTGGCCTCGACCGCTTCGGGTGA
- a CDS encoding radical SAM protein: MTTAPAQLDVTIVDGYVDEPAHFGVPPYVSTYPRYTAGALVDAGVPREQITYHTIDELRETPRKRGDVADADLLIYVGGMTVPGKYVGGTPAEPDEVKELAWTADGTTLLGGPVRFGVGDENAGAQDMERDDLDYDFVSMGDVEAAAYDLVHNGLEGYTDRIRTYDEVARWSNTGAFVVEQHPNHPEYLIAELETSRGCAYRCSFCTEPMYGDPDFRTAPDVVAEVDALSDHGVRDFRIGRQADILAFGGDGEAPNPEALHDLYAGIREVAPDLRTLHLDNMNPVTIVEYPEASREAIRTIAAYNTPGDTAAFGLESADPVVQDQNELLVTAEECLEAVRVVNEAGGWRPGEQPAAAPSYGADAPRRLPKLLPGINLLHGLMGEREETFEHNRRFLQDVLDEGLLVRRVNIRQVMAFEGTDMAEAGADIARDHKRQFKEYKREVRETFDRPMLERVAPPGTVLPGVHTEYHDDGTTFGRQPGTYALLVGIPGERPLGETLDVAVVDWGYRSITAVPYPLDVNAASMDELTAIPGITRAAAGDLVVGRPYERVADAASVVDADVPLSRFLTADPAGATVPGHGETRGSAD; the protein is encoded by the coding sequence GTGACGACAGCCCCCGCACAGCTCGACGTGACCATCGTGGACGGCTACGTGGACGAGCCGGCCCACTTCGGCGTGCCGCCGTACGTCTCGACGTACCCCCGGTACACGGCGGGTGCGCTCGTCGACGCCGGGGTCCCTCGCGAGCAGATCACCTACCACACGATCGACGAACTCCGCGAGACGCCCCGCAAGCGCGGGGACGTGGCCGACGCGGACCTGCTGATCTACGTCGGCGGGATGACCGTCCCCGGGAAGTACGTCGGCGGCACTCCCGCGGAACCGGACGAGGTGAAGGAACTCGCGTGGACCGCCGACGGCACGACACTCCTGGGCGGCCCGGTCCGGTTCGGCGTCGGCGACGAGAACGCCGGCGCACAGGACATGGAGCGCGACGACCTGGACTACGACTTCGTCTCGATGGGCGACGTGGAGGCGGCCGCCTACGACCTGGTCCACAACGGGCTGGAGGGGTACACCGACCGGATCCGGACGTACGACGAGGTGGCCCGGTGGTCGAACACCGGGGCGTTCGTCGTCGAACAACACCCGAACCACCCGGAGTACCTGATCGCGGAGTTGGAGACCTCTCGCGGGTGTGCCTACCGGTGTTCGTTCTGTACGGAACCGATGTACGGCGACCCGGACTTCCGGACCGCGCCGGACGTGGTCGCGGAGGTGGACGCGCTGTCGGACCACGGCGTCCGCGACTTCCGGATCGGTCGCCAGGCGGACATCCTCGCGTTCGGCGGCGACGGGGAGGCACCGAACCCCGAGGCGCTCCACGACCTCTACGCCGGTATTCGCGAGGTGGCGCCCGACCTGCGGACGCTCCACCTCGACAACATGAACCCCGTCACCATCGTGGAGTACCCGGAGGCGTCCCGCGAGGCGATCCGGACCATCGCCGCGTACAACACCCCCGGTGACACGGCGGCGTTCGGCTTGGAGAGTGCCGACCCGGTCGTGCAAGACCAGAACGAACTGCTCGTCACCGCCGAGGAGTGTCTGGAGGCGGTCCGCGTCGTCAACGAGGCCGGCGGCTGGCGTCCCGGCGAGCAGCCGGCGGCGGCACCCAGCTACGGCGCCGACGCGCCGCGGCGACTCCCGAAGCTGCTGCCGGGGATCAACCTGCTCCACGGACTGATGGGCGAACGCGAGGAGACGTTCGAGCACAACCGACGGTTCCTGCAGGACGTGTTGGACGAGGGGCTACTCGTGCGCCGCGTGAACATCCGGCAGGTGATGGCGTTCGAGGGGACGGACATGGCGGAGGCGGGGGCAGACATCGCCCGCGACCACAAGCGGCAGTTCAAAGAGTACAAACGGGAGGTGCGGGAGACGTTCGACCGCCCGATGCTCGAACGGGTCGCCCCGCCGGGGACGGTCCTCCCTGGTGTCCACACGGAGTACCACGATGACGGGACGACGTTCGGCCGCCAGCCCGGCACGTACGCGCTGTTGGTCGGCATCCCGGGCGAGCGGCCGCTGGGCGAGACGCTGGACGTGGCCGTCGTCGACTGGGGGTACCGGTCGATCACGGCCGTCCCGTACCCGCTGGACGTGAACGCGGCGTCGATGGACGAGTTGACGGCGATCCCGGGGATCACGCGCGCCGCGGCGGGTGACCTGGTCGTCGGACGGCCGTACGAGCGCGTCGCGGACGCGGCGAGCGTCGTCGACGCCGACGTGCCGCTCTCGCGGTTCCTCACCGCCGACCCGGCGGGCGCGACCGTGCCGGGCCACGGCGAGACGCGCGGGTCGGCGGACTGA
- a CDS encoding GNAT family N-acetyltransferase, producing MTDRLYPDESAGPYDPPPVTTTDDEGRTIELRAFDGGDDEREALVAMYEDFDAADRAQGIPPGGEHRIREWLDSILTDDCYNVLAWDGDEVAGHATLVPDEDAYELAIFVNQPYQGVGVGTVLIETLLGHGAAAGVERVWLSVERWNRAAVGLYKKVGFETSDAESFELEMAARLAPPE from the coding sequence ATGACGGATCGTCTCTACCCGGACGAGTCTGCCGGCCCGTACGACCCGCCGCCGGTGACGACGACGGACGACGAGGGTCGCACGATCGAGTTGCGGGCCTTCGACGGCGGCGACGACGAGCGCGAGGCGCTGGTCGCGATGTACGAGGACTTCGACGCCGCCGACCGCGCACAGGGGATCCCGCCGGGCGGCGAGCACCGCATCCGCGAGTGGCTCGACTCGATCCTCACCGACGACTGTTACAACGTCCTCGCGTGGGACGGCGACGAGGTGGCGGGCCACGCGACGCTCGTGCCCGACGAGGACGCCTACGAACTCGCGATCTTCGTCAACCAGCCGTACCAGGGGGTCGGGGTCGGCACCGTCCTCATAGAGACGCTGTTGGGGCACGGCGCCGCCGCCGGTGTCGAGCGGGTCTGGCTCTCCGTCGAGCGGTGGAACCGCGCTGCCGTCGGCCTCTACAAGAAGGTCGGCTTCGAGACCAGCGACGCCGAGTCCTTCGAGTTGGAGATGGCGGCGCGGCTCGCGCCACCGGAGTGA